One Primulina eburnea isolate SZY01 chromosome 4, ASM2296580v1, whole genome shotgun sequence genomic window, GAATACGATATGGGATTTTATTTAGCTAATGGTATTTATCCGAAATGGTCAGCTATTGTGCAAAGTATTCATGGTCCAAGGGGTttgaaaaagaaatattttgcaaTGAAACAAGAATTCTGTAGAAAATACGTGCAACGCGTATTTGGCGTTCTTCAATCACGATTTGCAATTGGGGCATCCCCGGCACGTGGTTGGAAGAAACTTCATTTACATGACATATTGGAATCATGTATCATAAAGCACAATATGATTATCGAAGATGAACGTGACCTCGGTGTACCCATTCAATTTGCGAGAGAAGCACCAACTCCGGACGTAAATGGCTGTAGATGAGCATATAAAATTTCAATAATTTTCTAGTCGATATAAAAGAATAAAAGACAAAGATGCTCTTAGGTGAGATAGTGCCGAATTAATACTCTTAGGTGAGCAATGAAACATTAACAATAGTAAAAAAGATGGTTTTCTACAGAACTGAAACCTGAGCTTCTTCAAGAAATGGTTATCTACCCTTCTCTTATTCACGTTGTTGGCTTCCTGATGCACACTTCTGCTTCAGCCGCTGAGCCGCTCCCTTTTGTTTTAATTTGTGAACTTGGGATGCTAGGGTTTGGGGTTGGGTTGAGCCTTTTGCAATTTAAGTtactaatttaaaaaataaaaataaagttgcATTTTAGGCGTGCCTGAGAGCCCTTTCAAGGTGAGCCCAGGCGTGCACTTGGGCTCGCCTTTGTTAATCGTTGCGCCTGGGGCCGTGTCCACGCCTGGTGGCGCCTCTCGGCTTAAGGCAAGAGGCGAGAGCCTTTGAAAACTATGGTCATTCAAATGTTTGAAGTTGTATTCTTataatatatgaaattataTCTGTATTATGTTTGAATTtatatttgtatttttccatttaaataattttcgtATATTAattcatattatatataatttaatttatattgtaGAAAtgattatataattaaaataatataaacattgttaaaaatatattaaataacatataataataaatatatgtaaaataaaacaaatatttcgagaatattctttttggattaagatttgaagtaaatgGGTTGGAGATGGATTTTGTATAGAAATCGCACTATTTTAGTGTAAAATTTGCACCAAAATAGATTTTGTGGTTAGAGATAGGGGTAGGGAGTTTAATTGATTGTAATAGCGACTTTGTTATCACAGAAAGCTTTCACAGGCAAGGGACTTTTGTCCTCAAACACGAAAGATGGGTACTGCTCTACATGGGTTGTTGCTGCGTCATCCACTCCAATCCAAAATAGCTTCTTGA contains:
- the LOC140830079 gene encoding uncharacterized protein; the protein is MRQFCRAIVEIFAERYSRSPTSDDVAKLLYIGEHRGFSGMWEVSTASDLFSNLAQGIAHTANYKIGQKEYDMGFYLANGIYPKWSAIVQSIHGPRGLKKKYFAMKQEFCRKYVQRVFGVLQSRFAIGASPARGWKKLHLHDILESCIIKHNMIIEDERDLGVPIQFAREAPTPDVNGCR